A genomic segment from Triticum dicoccoides isolate Atlit2015 ecotype Zavitan chromosome 1A, WEW_v2.0, whole genome shotgun sequence encodes:
- the LOC119277095 gene encoding uncharacterized protein LOC119277095, translating to MALANARLGVLIVAAMLSASFLPLATARGRGGPINPLVAGVCAHTPFPELCKGTAGKHADKYPTIDNLAVLNMQVDAFAKRTAQARKFVSSASRKGTPAQTQALSFCDTMYMNTQDTIGAAQRAITFKDKGTAKIMLQLAVQDFQSCDRPFQQSGIPNPMLKYDEELSQMANNCMQLANMM from the coding sequence ATGGCGCTAGCGAACGCACGGCTTGGTGTCCTCATCGTGGCGGCGATGTTATCCGCCAGCTTCCTACCGCTGGCGACGGCTAGAGGGAGGGGCGGCCCCATCAACCCGCTGGTTGCCGGCGTATGCGCGCATACACCGTTCCCCGAGCTGTGCAAGGGCACGGCTGGGAAACACGCGGACAAGTACCCGACCATCGACAATCTGGCAGTGCTTAACATGCAGGTTGACGCGTTTGCCAAGCGAACGGCGCAGGCCCGGAAGTTCGTCTCAAGCGCGTCCCGCAAGGGGACACCGGCGCAGACCCAGGCGCTGAGCTTCTGCGACACCATGTACATGAACACCCAGGACACCATCGGCGCGGCGCAGCGGGCCATCACCTTCAAAGACAAGGGCACGGCCAAGATCATGCTGCAGCTCGCCGTGCAAGACTTCCAGTCGTGCGACCGGCCGTTCCAGCAGTCCGGGATACcaaacccaatgctcaagtacgacgaAGAGCTCAGCCAGATGGCCAATAATTGCATGCAACTGGCCAACATGATGTGA